One window of Papaver somniferum cultivar HN1 chromosome 9, ASM357369v1, whole genome shotgun sequence genomic DNA carries:
- the LOC113311405 gene encoding F-box/kelch-repeat protein At3g06240-like: MSRSSIPEDIQEEILLRLPLKSILCFKSVCKSWNALLSSRNFIKDHLNLSTKNHHRNTKIMIGVYDYDYMQDADDIFYSIDYASTLCGAVLMNYPNDNNNNAITHTNRHLIVGSSNGLILLLASDSEKLFLWNPSTREYKEIIRAPAPEESLLSYGFDYDAKTDNYKLVGIATGQSDDDGELDNFSEVYLYIAGSWSRRQNIPYVYSDVTGGVLLNGVLHWLGEAVHWSGDTATREKTIISFDINTEKFIGLPLPEETMTYPEEIFDVQVLGDSLCLTSGVRDVRVDVWVMQNYGVRESWTKQFTISQKRMTEEPRLLKFYGSIKDSEILIQVGEHLGLYDQKNDSVRILNINGITDGNFFSESYVESLVSVSSGTYMGTTEKKQSKDAIEIQDSNSKKNTEVTMEEAADKEAKRKHNELLAESSSSSKRKRASYENKELDAVNSSLGDTLFVNV, encoded by the coding sequence ATGTCAAGATCAAGTATTCCGGAAGACATCCAAGAAGAGATTCTATTAAGGTTACCATTGAAATCCATTTTATGTTTCAAGTCTGTATGCAAGAGCTGGAATGCATTACTTTCTAGCCGTAACTTCATAAAGGATCACCTTAATCTCTCCACCAAAAACCACCATAGAAACACAAAAATTATGATTGGAGTCTATGATTATGATTATATGCAGGATGCCGACGATATATTTTATTCCATAGATTATGCTTCAACACTATGCGGAGCTGTTCTTATGAATTACCCAAACGACAACAATAATAATGCTATAACTCATACTAATCGCCATTTAATTGTGGGGTCTTCCAATGGCTTGATTTTGTTATTGGCCTCTGATAGTGAAAAACTATTTCTTTGGAACCCATCAACAAGAGAGTACAAGGAAATTATAAGAGCACCGGCGCCCGAAGAAAGCCTCCTTTCATATGGTTTTGATTACGATGCCAAAACTGATAATTACAAGTTGGTAGGCATTGCAACTGGCCAGTCTGATGATGATGGCGAGCTTGACAATTTTTCTGAAGTTTATTTGTACATAGCTGGTTCATGGAGTAGACGCCAAAACATCCCTTATGTGTATTCGGATGTTACTGGTGGTGTGCTTCTGAATGGTGTTCTTCATTGGTTAGGTGAAGCTGTACACTGGTCAGGTGATACGGCCACTCGTGAAAAAACTATAATCTCCTTTGATATTAACACTGAGAAGTTCATTGGTTTACCACTTCCTGAAGAAACTATGACATATCCAGAAGAGATATTTGATGTCCAAGTTCTGGGAGATTCCCTTTGCTTAACTTCTGGTGTCCGTGATGTTCGTGTTGATGTATGGGTTATGCAAAATTATGGAGTGAGAGAATCTTGGACAAAGCAATTCACCATTAGCCAAAAAAGAATGACTGAAGAGCCCCGATTGTTAAAGTTCTATGGCTCTATTAAAGATAGTGAGATTCTAATACAGGTTGGTGAACATCTCGGTTTATACGACCAAAAGAATGATAGTGTTAGGATCCTAAATATAAATGGCATAACTGATGGTAATTTTTTTTCGGAGAGTTACGTGGAGAGCTTAGTTTCGGTGAGTTCAGGTACTTATATGGGTACAACGGAAAAAAAACAGTCCAAGGATGCTATTGAAATTCAAGATTCTAACTCAAAGAAAAACACTGAAGTTACAATGGAAGAAGCTGCAGATAAAGAAGCGAAACGCAAGCATAATGAACTACTAGCTGAAAGTAGTAGCAGTTCTAAAAGAAAACGAGCATCTTATGAAAATAAAGAATTGGATGCCGTTAATTCTTCTCTTGGTGATACTTTATTTGTCAACGTATAA